A section of the Virgibacillus sp. NKC19-3 genome encodes:
- a CDS encoding DNA translocase FtsK, protein MWEKIKDFFTREVEEVEYEQEEEKPELRPRPKKQDLQAKMMYQYPDKKAFRFPVIPDQEEKTEITFDTPAFRRKKNTGREQERKQTQPLKNEQEQNNKVYKKNEDVPFQPTEVPSPIYGYHRKNQEKNIENIPAFTRKEQKTDEKITSQVIDTEEQPSQVDEGEAQSAATNEIVHSEVDNTVEEVEQSNQEVPESGFHLDKSKENQNTQSIEENKPTSSRQKHNKKVDREKENASQIPYNVIMTPRDKKNRLEKEKAAVNTPTPHQEKHQESIPYHLLDDPQQKSNEDHKWVQHQQQLLEQTLKHFNVRASVVKATQGPSVTRFEVHPELGVKVSKVKNLSDDLKLNMAAKDIRIEAPIPGKNTIGIEVPNPKAQMVGLQGIFETEQFKDSKSPLSIALGLSIEGSPLVTNVQKMPHGLIAGATGSGKSVCINTILISLIYKANHEDVKFLLIDPKMVELAPYNGIPHLVSPVITDVKAATAALKWAVAEMEDRYEKFVQEGVRDIERYNQQIKNQGRVNEKMPFIVIVIDELADLMMVAPQDVEDAISRIAQKARACGIHLLVATQRPSVDVITGLIKANIPTRIAFSVSSQVDSRTIIDTSGAEKLLGKGDMLFVENGAGKSIRLQGPFVSDDEIERVTNHARTIDTPHYLFEQEQLLEQVTMDEEEDSLLQEAIAFVLEQNNASTSLLQRHFKIGYNRAARLIDSLEDRGIISGQNGSKPREVLVAKTQLEEM, encoded by the coding sequence GTGTGGGAGAAAATAAAGGATTTTTTTACTCGTGAAGTAGAGGAAGTAGAGTATGAACAAGAGGAAGAAAAACCTGAACTGAGACCTAGACCTAAAAAGCAGGATCTACAGGCCAAAATGATGTATCAGTATCCGGACAAGAAGGCATTCAGGTTTCCGGTAATTCCGGATCAGGAGGAAAAAACAGAAATAACTTTCGATACTCCCGCCTTTAGGCGAAAGAAAAATACGGGCAGAGAACAGGAAAGAAAGCAAACTCAGCCTTTAAAAAATGAACAAGAGCAGAATAATAAAGTATATAAAAAGAATGAGGATGTGCCTTTTCAGCCTACGGAGGTACCTTCCCCTATTTATGGATATCATCGAAAGAATCAAGAAAAAAACATCGAAAATATACCGGCATTTACACGAAAAGAACAGAAGACAGATGAAAAAATTACGTCACAAGTGATAGATACAGAGGAGCAACCAAGTCAAGTAGATGAAGGGGAGGCGCAGTCAGCAGCTACCAATGAAATCGTACATAGTGAAGTGGATAACACGGTGGAAGAAGTAGAGCAGTCGAATCAGGAAGTTCCAGAATCTGGTTTCCATTTAGATAAAAGCAAAGAAAATCAAAACACGCAATCAATTGAAGAGAATAAGCCTACTTCTTCTAGGCAGAAACACAACAAAAAGGTGGACAGGGAGAAGGAAAATGCAAGCCAGATCCCTTACAATGTCATCATGACACCTAGAGATAAAAAGAATAGATTAGAAAAAGAAAAAGCAGCGGTGAATACACCCACGCCTCATCAGGAAAAACATCAAGAAAGTATTCCATATCATCTGTTGGATGATCCACAGCAAAAAAGCAATGAAGATCACAAATGGGTACAGCATCAGCAGCAATTATTGGAACAAACATTAAAACATTTTAATGTACGAGCAAGTGTAGTCAAGGCGACACAAGGGCCTTCTGTTACACGATTTGAGGTACATCCTGAATTAGGTGTTAAGGTTAGTAAAGTGAAAAACTTAAGTGATGATTTAAAACTAAATATGGCTGCCAAGGATATTCGGATTGAAGCCCCCATCCCTGGTAAAAATACAATTGGGATTGAAGTGCCTAATCCGAAGGCGCAAATGGTTGGCCTACAAGGGATTTTTGAAACAGAACAATTTAAAGACAGTAAATCACCTTTAAGTATTGCTTTAGGTTTAAGTATCGAAGGATCGCCACTGGTTACGAATGTTCAAAAGATGCCTCATGGATTAATTGCAGGTGCAACTGGATCCGGAAAAAGTGTATGTATCAATACGATTTTGATCAGTTTAATATATAAAGCAAATCACGAGGATGTGAAATTTTTATTGATTGATCCTAAAATGGTAGAACTGGCTCCCTATAATGGCATACCACATTTAGTTTCACCTGTTATTACGGATGTTAAAGCTGCAACAGCCGCATTAAAATGGGCTGTTGCAGAAATGGAAGATCGTTATGAGAAATTTGTGCAGGAAGGTGTACGTGATATTGAACGTTATAATCAACAAATCAAAAATCAAGGACGCGTCAATGAAAAAATGCCTTTCATCGTTATTGTAATCGATGAATTAGCAGATTTAATGATGGTTGCTCCACAGGATGTGGAAGATGCGATAAGTCGAATTGCTCAAAAAGCGCGTGCATGTGGCATCCATTTGCTTGTCGCAACACAACGTCCTTCTGTTGATGTGATAACAGGCTTGATTAAAGCAAACATTCCTACAAGAATTGCCTTTAGCGTATCGTCACAGGTAGATTCACGAACAATAATTGATACAAGTGGTGCCGAGAAGCTTTTAGGAAAAGGGGATATGCTGTTTGTTGAAAATGGCGCAGGAAAAAGTATCAGGCTGCAGGGACCTTTTGTTTCCGATGATGAAATAGAACGGGTAACCAATCATGCAAGAACGATTGATACACCACATTATTTGTTTGAGCAGGAACAGTTACTCGAACAGGTAACCATGGATGAAGAAGAAGATAGTCTATTACAGGAAGCAATAGCTTTTGTTTTAGAACAAAATAATGCAAGTACCTCCCTTCTGCAGCGCCATTTTAAAATCGGATATAACCGAGCTGCACGGCTTATCGATTCATTAGAAGACAGGGGGATCATCTCTGGTCAAAATGGGAGCAAACCAAGAGAGGTTCTTGTAGCCAAAACACAGCTTGAAGAAATGTGA
- the ytpR gene encoding YtpR family tRNA-binding protein — protein MFVFYNATGIGDVLIIPLKDGDRYDLIHETTGPITTIMNSKHEVLGYNIFDASKHLTFNEEGKIILTEELLNQIKVLFQKSNLDDDLDFDLSPKFVVGYVTHKAAHDNADNLSVCQVDVGDSEQLQIVCGAPNVEENQKVVVAKVGAIMPSGLKIKPTELRGIASNGMMCSRKELGLPHASKEKGILILEDSYTVGEAFNV, from the coding sequence ATGTTCGTTTTCTATAATGCAACGGGTATTGGTGATGTGTTGATTATACCATTGAAGGATGGCGACCGGTATGACTTAATACATGAAACAACAGGCCCTATTACAACAATAATGAATAGCAAACATGAAGTTCTTGGGTATAATATTTTCGATGCGTCCAAACATCTTACATTCAATGAGGAAGGAAAAATAATACTGACGGAGGAATTGTTGAACCAAATCAAAGTGTTATTTCAAAAAAGTAATTTAGATGATGACCTTGATTTTGATTTAAGCCCCAAATTTGTTGTAGGCTATGTTACACATAAAGCAGCGCATGACAACGCTGATAATCTCAGTGTATGCCAAGTTGATGTGGGAGATTCGGAGCAACTGCAAATTGTGTGTGGTGCCCCGAACGTAGAAGAAAATCAAAAGGTGGTTGTCGCAAAAGTAGGAGCGATAATGCCAAGTGGATTAAAAATTAAACCGACAGAATTAAGAGGAATCGCGTCGAATGGTATGATGTGTTCCCGAAAAGAATTAGGGTTACCACATGCCTCGAAAGAAAAAGGTATCTTGATTCTTGAGGATTCTTATACTGTGGGAGAAGCATTTAATGTGTAA
- a CDS encoding DUF1444 domain-containing protein yields MEMTSLKLKKILEDRLSHEDYQTSYNRDKDTFRIEWKESKQGMTITLPNVISKYNERGEKAIDELVDHIIEALRIMNKDLQLTGREKSIFPVIRATSFPTETKSGLNLVSKEHTAETRVYYALDLGKSYQLIDEKLLEDEGWTLSRIDEIATFNLRSLDMDYKKDRVAENDFYFVAKQDGYDASHILNEAFLEEMKANAKGELAVAVPHQDVLILADIENKTGYDILAQMTMKFFAEGRIPITSLAFIYEDRQLTPIFILAKNRPKKSRKE; encoded by the coding sequence ATGGAGATGACTAGTTTAAAACTGAAAAAAATCCTGGAAGATAGGCTTTCCCATGAGGATTATCAGACATCTTATAATAGAGACAAGGACACATTTCGTATTGAATGGAAAGAATCAAAGCAAGGGATGACGATTACACTACCAAATGTGATATCAAAATATAATGAACGTGGGGAAAAAGCGATTGACGAATTGGTCGATCATATCATAGAAGCCCTTCGAATTATGAATAAAGATCTGCAATTAACGGGAAGGGAAAAGAGCATTTTCCCAGTTATCCGTGCCACATCTTTTCCAACAGAGACAAAATCGGGACTCAATCTAGTATCGAAGGAACATACAGCGGAAACACGTGTCTATTATGCACTTGACTTAGGGAAATCCTATCAATTAATTGATGAAAAATTATTGGAAGACGAAGGTTGGACTTTAAGTAGAATTGATGAAATTGCTACATTTAATCTCCGTTCTCTGGACATGGATTATAAAAAGGACCGTGTGGCGGAAAATGATTTTTATTTTGTAGCCAAACAAGATGGTTATGACGCAAGCCACATTCTCAATGAGGCGTTTTTGGAGGAAATGAAAGCAAATGCGAAAGGTGAATTAGCTGTAGCTGTACCGCATCAGGATGTACTTATACTAGCTGACATCGAAAACAAAACAGGATATGATATATTAGCACAGATGACGATGAAGTTTTTTGCAGAAGGACGAATTCCTATTACATCCCTTGCATTTATTTATGAGGATAGACAATTAACGCCAATTTTTATTCTTGCAAAAAATCGTCCGAAAAAAAGTAGAAAAGAGTGA
- a CDS encoding thioredoxin family protein, translated as MKLLETVEQFNNLKNNEQVIMIFTADWCPDCRVIEPELPEIEAEFSEYTFVEVNRDQFIALCQEYDIFGIPSFLAFRDGQEAGRFVSKDRKTREEIEQFIQGLSN; from the coding sequence ATGAAATTACTGGAGACGGTTGAACAATTTAATAACCTTAAAAATAATGAACAAGTAATTATGATATTTACGGCAGACTGGTGTCCCGATTGTCGTGTGATTGAACCGGAATTACCTGAGATCGAGGCGGAATTTTCGGAATATACATTTGTAGAAGTTAATCGTGACCAGTTTATTGCGCTGTGTCAGGAATATGATATATTTGGTATACCGAGCTTTCTAGCCTTCCGAGATGGACAAGAAGCAGGAAGGTTTGTCAGTAAGGATAGAAAGACAAGAGAAGAAATCGAGCAGTTTATTCAAGGACTTAGCAACTGA
- a CDS encoding YtoQ family protein, producing the protein MELTVYLAGQIHDDWRNQLQQKAKEKNLPLSFVAPQTNHDRSDDIGEAILGKQPENVYRDDAASSINNFRTQVLMQKSDVVIALFGEQYKQWNTAMDASAAITMNKPTILIRPESLIHPLKELSNKANVTVETVDQALDVLHYIFE; encoded by the coding sequence ATGGAGTTAACAGTATATTTAGCTGGTCAAATTCACGATGACTGGCGAAATCAACTACAACAAAAGGCAAAAGAAAAAAATCTTCCATTATCATTTGTTGCACCACAAACCAACCATGATCGCTCAGATGACATTGGAGAAGCCATTTTAGGAAAGCAGCCTGAAAATGTATATCGGGATGATGCGGCTTCAAGTATCAATAATTTTAGAACGCAGGTTTTAATGCAAAAATCGGATGTTGTTATTGCTTTATTCGGCGAACAATACAAGCAATGGAACACCGCAATGGACGCAAGTGCGGCAATCACCATGAATAAACCTACGATTCTCATACGACCAGAGTCCTTAATTCATCCGCTAAAAGAGCTCTCCAATAAAGCCAATGTGACTGTAGAAACGGTAGATCAGGCATTGGATGTATTACATTATATATTTGAGTAA
- a CDS encoding DUF84 family protein has protein sequence MNILVGSMNPAKIKAAQDVFPSYSITPKHVLSKVSPQPFSDEETREGAINRALQCATSNPKNVIGIGLEGGVMDVDNQLYLSNWGALVSPNGAIYTASGARIILPQEFAEPLKNGMELGDMMDRYAKKIGVRKKEGAIGIFTGGLISRHEMFAHVVRLLRGQWEYWA, from the coding sequence ATGAATATACTAGTCGGTTCAATGAACCCTGCAAAAATAAAAGCAGCACAAGACGTTTTTCCGAGTTATTCAATCACACCCAAACATGTACTATCGAAGGTATCTCCACAGCCATTTTCGGATGAAGAAACGAGAGAAGGAGCCATTAATCGAGCATTACAATGTGCGACGTCTAACCCGAAAAATGTAATCGGAATTGGCTTGGAGGGCGGCGTGATGGATGTGGACAATCAACTATATTTAAGCAATTGGGGAGCTCTAGTTTCACCAAATGGCGCTATTTACACAGCCAGTGGTGCAAGGATTATTTTACCGCAGGAATTTGCGGAACCATTGAAGAACGGGATGGAACTGGGCGATATGATGGATCGGTATGCAAAAAAGATTGGCGTACGGAAGAAGGAAGGCGCTATCGGCATTTTTACTGGTGGGCTTATTTCAAGACATGAAATGTTTGCCCATGTTGTAAGATTGTTGCGAGGGCAATGGGAATATTGGGCATAA